ggttatgtgactataaaaagaatgatttgcagggactgcaagtggcacacttttggaaagggtagcaataaacatatctggttgtaaatttctgaagaaaagttaattactaaatatgaatgcCTTTTtacgttatgtctcactgatacatatgatgcacacaaagacaagcaaagatgtcagttagaaatggtgaacagaaaatcagaggagcagataattggcaaagtgatatatatcttgaagtttaatggtacatctcatttgcagatatccagatatttctggaaagtgagatgtacatgtacatgcacacgttcagcatacattttcatttgatgatgctgaatatttgcagactcacggtgaaagttttaaacattaggaattgaaattggtgaaagccaacttgtttttaattttctcttttttcacgGTCATAAAACCAAtttgctgccactgaaagcaacaatgctgaggaatattttagaacatttcttgaacaaaacaccttatccaaaacatgaattcacatgttattctgctcattccattcacaatccaatgttcatattaaaatgcagataaccctgtgtaagtcaaaattcacattttgtcagcagtatttttcaaatcgacagagcattcatatttcaaatttttttaacaaactttaattttagaatagtcatgatgcgcatgttttcagatgacacgaaacaatacatgttaatttgttttttgccttttctgccagccgccactgtgaaatctttgattatacatatcagaatgaatgggacacaaaagtattagcatcaatacacaatgtgtaagcctatccacatttctcctagcctcatacacactgagatcacttcttggactacagcaaatttcttgtgtacatattatttcaacaatccgacaccatagcattggtgcagtgcacatgatcttctggatgcacatacaggattattggaaaatcaacctttttgtaaatttttcaccatatatttttgacagtaatacataatatttttattttcaacattaaaacctattcgttgaaaagcaccttgaagatgagacggccataaatttatttcaaaaaagtttatagtagatgtaagcactgtaaaaagttatgtagaacatttaaaaaatttagaaagggtaaaattgatgagaatgaaacatagaaaaaaggagcagaaaagaagaggagcagtagcagtagtttactcaaaggatgaagtgggtgtatatttggggtaaaaaacctcaatttttgtattaatgataaaaattaatttaagtcgaaaactagacagtattttctgaaatgtaatatttcacttgaaaggatagtattcatgtagaaaaaaacaactattttacttggcattatccatcttcattttaaaattgtaggggtttaaagactgacactctaataatgattaaaatcatgatcagcaaaattaaaatgcctcttattcaaaatgcctcttattaaaaatgtaagagctttattgcaaaacaaaaccaattgatagttgttgtgttatatagcatttaaaaaaacataatgtgaaatttcagaaaatttgacccagccggagtggagttaaattcgttggaaattttgaaattgggaggcaaaagaagccaagaaatcgggtgatttgcatacatttgcataaattaacacttctttatcatgcaactttcaactgctttacaagctacaaggtaaacccaaccttaataagacatttgctgtaatttttagcatttgttcaatgttcatctctgtgtatcagcatttgtttgttattctatcactacatagaacacccaatgctgtatttagcaacataccagtgtgaacataaatgaccattgttattgttgataaacgaattctagtctggacttgatctgagatctctttcaacaaaacaaccctgactgttcactgtatggtttgtattgacacgctaaatactggacatttcataacgcttcagggaggagaacaagatactgcagtagatgcataaaacaaaccactatgaacattaccgaatttggcagctaaaggagtttaactaaacatgttgagtttatctgtcacccaggtagcgtctacggtgctcttttgtagagatcagaaattctgggcaaatattgaattgatgttttttttccttggcccccctaaaagattgtggttttttgtctggcccccccctaaattttcttgggaaaaatgggtggccccccctgaaaatcctccaccccccctggaagtaaattctgaatcgtcccttaatTGTGACACTGAcgtttatgattggatgtatcattttatctttaattcatgtctatcgtatgatcaaagccacgccttaaagataacgtttaaaatcccattctaaaacaaTACAAGTAAGATTAGATTGGAATAGAGAGAGAGGAACACAGTggacccaagacatttagactatgggagaagcgtatcttgggcgatggcaactgtcaagcttgtctacagagaaataaagtctatgtagtaccaacgaactctaaacgtctcgtgtagtcaatacactgaagatcccCAGGTTACCTCTCAGCAGCCAAGGCGAGTTCAACATATAAACTCCCCATGAAAGAACGAATAGTAAAAGGGTGAACGGAACGTTACTACTGCCATGAAGAAGAAAAACGACTAGTAACACGATTAGTAACACCTTCTTTTTTCAAAGTGTTGATCATTACAGAAGAAGTTCGTGCACAGTCCTAACTGAAAAGTCGAAGATATGGCAGACTATATCATATGATTTAACGATCGTTCACCTCTGATAATTTTAATCACCAAAACGTATAAAATTACAGTTCATACAACTGCAGGGCTAGAGGGCATTTTGTATGTGAGTTTTTGTGTATATCTTTCCAAAAGTTACATTTCTAAATTGCTACCTATTCAATATATGCAAGCTAATCTAAATCGATTGTTGGCATTAATTGTGAGATATACTCTCCGACATTTCTGATGAGCGTgaaattcattatttattttattacgaGATATTTTCCAGCATTCTCATTATCTCGTTCTTAAATGCCTCAGCTTTATCGCTCTTTACAATTTCAGCTTCATACACGATAGTAATGTATAGTTTACCACCCAATCCTAAAATAAATAGTTGAAAATCTGACATGGCTCCTGCGAGCATTGAGTAAATACCATTAAAAGAAACATGGCCGTGTTTATGACGTTCAAGAAAATCAAGGCACCCATAATTGGATACAGCAAACATAGCACTATTGGCTAAATACTCAGCTCTATTTTTGAACTTGTCCGTAACTTGCTTCAAAAGTAGATTTGAGCCAACTTTACAGTTGGATGGCAATGGCGTTTTGTTGTTTAATTCCTTGTGAATATCTTCTTTGACTTTATGAGCTATTTCCCAGAACCCTTCAACCTCAAACGCACTCTTATCAATGTTGGTCTCAACCACAAGAAATGAGTCGTAAACACCAAGGTTATTGGCTTCGCTTTTCTCGAAATACCTACGAAGGCTAACAGCCAAGGGTAATGGAAAAGCCTCGTAATCGATAGGTTTCCCATCAGTTGCAACCTTCAAGTAAGATAGACAAAACACTACCATCAAAGTACTATTCAAGTTTGCGCCATGTTCTTTCGATAACCTGTCAACGTTTGACTTTACATATTCAGGTACTTCAAACAGAAGATATTTGGAATTTGACGTGTCTACAGAATCGGCTACATCGACTTGACGAAAACATGATTTGAGATCTATGCTGCATTCATGCTTATGTTCTGCTGACGGATCCCGCGTTGATTGTACAGCAGTTTGCCCGCCAAGTAAATCTTCGACTGGCCTGGGAAATGAAGTTTTATCAACTGTGCATGTCTTCGCTGATAGTGTCTCGCTTAAAATGTGATTTATGCTTTCAATCAGCAAGTCAGCATATCGGACCGCAGTAAGTCCATCCGCTGCGCTATGACGTATGGAGAATATTATGGCAGTATGATATTCTTCAGCGGTGCCATTACTAGATTTGACCCAGTGCCCCCGTAGAAGTGTGCACCGCCATAAATGACCGCCTTGGCTCCTAAGGGATTTTTTCCTCTCTAGAGACAACGCTGCTTGCATATCCGAGTCTTTAAAATCTGAAGTGTGCAGATTGATGGCGCCACCATTTTCCATCTCCACGTAGTAACGTCCTGTCTCCTTCCCGTCTTGATCACTCACAGTTTTAATAGTTGCTCTGAGTACAGGATGCTGTTTCACCAGGCACTGCAGTGCTTCGTGTAGGATGTCCTTTGTAAGTTCCACCTTGCATTTAAGCAGTAAGGCAGACATTATACAAAGGAGGTTGTAGTCATTGCTCCTGTCATATGCAGTTTCACGAAGGTTTAACCTTCGAAACATCCTCGGCGATAGACGTGAAGAAGAGGCCATTATCAAATGAAGTGCTGTCTGTTTTTGCGCCCTGTACAGATGAAATAACAGGATATTTATGTCAAATCGCTGTGGAAGCTTTGGCGAAACACTCAAGTAAAGACAACATAAACAACATAACAATCAAACGCACGATAAAGCACGGGGAacccagaaatctggttgttattgttgttgttgattgtattgttgtttatgtttattagtcgtgttgttgttgttgaccaataaatttccacgaacataactgttttgttgttgttgttgttgtttcaaacgtaatgtaggtGTCATAAGAAaagctacaaggacactatcattatttgacccgatacaactctctgctaaagtacactctcttcatacaATGAATTTCAGTGTATTTCAATCTCAATATTTTTCCATACTGTATTCTACATTGGAGAGAGCACTATTTGTTGGGGACTTTCTCTATTCATATTCCAACATTTTCCCATCAATCGAGATGGGTGGAATTGACAGTAACGGTGTACTTAGAAGTACATTTATGTGTACACGATAGAATTGTCAGAAATCGCCGAAGAATTTCTAATGTTAACACGTCACAAAGGATCAagtgatattattttcaatttagTTATGTACTTAATATTTCTTTTAAAGGTAGAAAATCAAAAGTTGACAGACATATGGACTTGCCCACAGGCGCACACGGTGTCCATTGTGACGAGCGCAGAAATTACATTCGTGCACACTGAACACTCCACGCACCTGTGGACATATGGACCTGCACGAAAATCAAGATATTCATATATCTGTGATATTTCCAGAAGAGAACTATTTTTATCAATGGTCTCTGGTCTCTTTTCTGAATACTTTAATTGGAACCTTTGACCACACATTGCCGATAGTCTGTAAATATTGCCTGATGAGCTACCGTGTTTAACTTATCAGGGGATTAATTCAGTCAGTCAACACATCGCTAATGTTCTCAAAAGGGTGGTTTTGAAAAAGTGAAGAAATCTGATATGCATACGGTTATCTGAAAGCAAATATGCCATTCCACTGTGCTTGCACACGACATCTGAAAGCTTTTTCGACAGTTACCAGTTCCAGCTAAAATAAAAGGCGTTGTATCAATAAGTCTTGATGTTCTTCTATTACAGGTAAAACTCAAGCCAAAGCGCCGGGGTAATTACCGAAGTTCTTTTTACTGAAAATATGCCAATAAGTTTGAATTCGCCCATTCCGCACAGGATAGTTCTTGTTCAAAGTTGGTGAGGTTGATTTTTCACGTCTCTCTTATGGAGGAAGAAAACTTTGATAAGTATTCACCGCTAAGTTTATCGAATACGACATGCGCAAAAAAATTCTGCGATTGTATTTAAAATCGGTAGTTTAATTCAAAAACTCATAAGTTCACTTtcctttttccatttttttttaatcaaatctGTCTGTATTTTGGATTGATGATGTTTTTTTCGTGATAAAATAAGTTAAAGAACAGACGTTCAGTAATAAAAGAATTACTCGCTGATTTCGTAAACATCATAGGCTGGTCGTAGGAATCTCGGCATTGATTGTCGGCTGTCACAGTTTTAAGGAAATACGAACCtcttgaaaattgaaagatttaaacttttgtcgAAACTTTCCTGAACAAGGGAACTTTAGACGACTTTATTTTCATGGTCGACAATTAGAAACCAATGTGCAAAAGTTTGTTACGATAGAAATAGACGACCCaaaatttactgctttttcaaaaattaaaaaaatgctcCTTTAAATTGTGTTGACTCACAAAACAAGAGGTTAAAAAGTGCTTTAACTCCGTGGGCTATCATCACAAAATCTTATGGCACAACAATAAGGCCCAGATCATGTGACTGTAAGAGATAATGGCGTCGAAGCCAAGCACGGTTTTAAGCCATGATGTCGCATTGAAATCTCTACTGTCGCTTCACGAGGTGTCAGTATTCACTACGGCTCAAACAGATTTTTTTGTCGAGTCGATGTATAATTCCTAAAAAtgacttttcaaagttttcgTCACAATTCCGGATCATGATGCTCAGAACTGGAGCGCTTGAAGACTCCCATAGGTTATTTGGCAAAAATCGTATTCTATGGTTAGACCTCAGAAAATGATTATTTCTACACCGTATACTATTTAGTTgagtaaaaatgctaaacatATAATTTTGTACTTGCTCTTTCTTCCTATTTATCATGTCCGACTATTGAAAGACGTTCAGTCGCGCCCTTTTTACCGAAACGACACTCCAATTCTAAAGACGAATGGAAAAAACAACTACAGAAATGTAAAAATCGGACAAGTTTTCAGTGAATTCACAGAGATGTGAGCCCCAATCTCCTTAATCAGAAACATTTGACCAAGTTTATCGATGATCAAAAATATGTTTGTAGCGAGGAGGTAGATTCGAGGTCAATTGAAATTCGTTAATTATAGGTGGCCACTGACCTTCTCTGGAAACAACTCCTTCTGTTATTGCTGGCCTCTTTCGATTCAACAGTCAATGGTAATAGTAAGTGAAGATGTAGGTGGGCGTTTTTGTCTACAGACAACTGTACTTCAACCGTCGGAGTTGGATTGTGCGAGATGGTTGGCACTGGTTTCGATATAAGACAGGGTtcgtttttctattttcatacaAATATTCTTCACATTCCTAACAGGACacaaaaattaacataattggCAGACGGAGGTGTAGTGTATAACAAAAGCACAATGACTTTGTTGGATGTAATTATGTAAGAGTCACGTTTCTTAACGGGTTTTAACATGTGGTAGTTAGGTTTACATgttaacaaatatgaaaataagctTCTACAATGGGAATTTACAGTAGCCATTGTCAATTAAAGGCATGCCTCCGCTGAATGATTCCATTCTGTTTTCTTAATGATATTCATTCACCAGCAAAGACAAACGCTGTCGATTACTTCACAAAAGCATTATCAATGTAAAAGGTTACGGTAGTTCGTGCATTGAACCGCCAATGCAGAGGTTAGGGTGAATTCTTGACGTAGAATCAAATATATCTTTAAAGACCACTTCTTTATCAACTAATTCTAGTTTTGTCGCCActaaaataaatgttgtttttgaaGGATGATATTGATCACCTTCTCTGTCAACGTTCTTAACTGACATGTAACTGTTTTAATTATATCGCCCTCGACACGTAACGCTGTTGGTTGTGACAGACGATTTTCTACGAAAGTAAAGATAAAATAACACATCCAATAACAAACATCAATATCAGTACAGCTCTTGGTCTTCAATTAGGTGTTACAAATCCATCacgtgaaattttcatgttccTTCATTGACTGTTAACTACTTTCATTATTGTAATATCATTCAAACATATGTCGCGTCCAAACTTCAAAAACATTCTCGTTAACGGTTATTATCCCTTTTTGTGAATTTACCGCCAATGTGGCGTGTGTCCAGTTTGGAGGCAAGTCGACCCATTATTAACGGGACAGGTTCTTTTTCAGCTTTTTCTCTTATCAAACTGACTAATTACGCACagctttcaaaggagaacaaaggactatAATAACATAAACAGTCAGTGTCAACAATCACTAATGCAAGAACCGGGGATTGAGAACTGCCCCTTTTAAGATCTTgatgttttaatgaaaaacaGTTACTGTACTATCGTCTATTGCCGCTAGGAGTATTAACCATTATGTGAGATAAAGTAACTCGTAACATTATCTTCGATGACATATAATATCATGTGTCAACGTTAATGCACTTTTGTTATTTCTGCTCAATGGAAACTGAGGGACCGTCTGTGGTTgtttcaaaagttgaaaatgttaaattctgtcATTTAGGGAAGCTTGAAAGAAGGTGTTTCAAGCT
The DNA window shown above is from Ptychodera flava strain L36383 chromosome 5, AS_Pfla_20210202, whole genome shotgun sequence and carries:
- the LOC139133617 gene encoding uncharacterized protein, with amino-acid sequence MASSSRLSPRMFRRLNLRETAYDRSNDYNLLCIMSALLLKCKVELTKDILHEALQCLVKQHPVLRATIKTVSDQDGKETGRYYVEMENGGAINLHTSDFKDSDMQAALSLERKKSLRSQGGHLWRCTLLRGHWVKSSNGTAEEYHTAIIFSIRHSAADGLTAVRYADLLIESINHILSETLSAKTCTVDKTSFPRPVEDLLGGQTAVQSTRDPSAEHKHECSIDLKSCFRQVDVADSVDTSNSKYLLFEVPEYVKSNVDRLSKEHGANLNSTLMVVFCLSYLKVATDGKPIDYEAFPLPLAVSLRRYFEKSEANNLGVYDSFLVVETNIDKSAFEVEGFWEIAHKVKEDIHKELNNKTPLPSNCKVGSNLLLKQVTDKFKNRAEYLANSAMFAVSNYGCLDFLERHKHGHVSFNGIYSMLAGAMSDFQLFILGLGGKLYITIVYEAEIVKSDKAEAFKNEIMRMLENIS